From a single Brassica oleracea var. oleracea cultivar TO1000 chromosome C5, BOL, whole genome shotgun sequence genomic region:
- the LOC106292191 gene encoding glutathione S-transferase T3-like: MNSNSYIPVSNFVDLLNSQQETVFGFVQDSGEVSSSQVSLFSSQATEAETPGERKERRSWTPVDDVALVSAWLKISKDPVVGNEQRAGAFWKRVAAYFAVSSKVAGSEPRESSHCKNRWQKINDQVNKFCGAYDSATREKSSGQNENS; the protein is encoded by the coding sequence ATGAATTCAAATTCATATATACCGGTCTCAAACTTTGTAGACCTTCTGAATAGTCAGCAAGAGACTGTCTTTGGCTTTGTTCAAGACAGTGGTGAAGTTTCTTCCTCCCAAGTCTCTCTCTTTAGCAGTCAAGCAACGGAAGCAGAGACTCCTGGAGAGCGTAAGGAAAGGAGGTCTTGGACGCCTGTAGATGATGTTGCTCTCGTTAGCGCTTGGCTTAAAATAAGCAAAGACCCAGTTGTAGGTAACGAGCAAAGAGCCGGTGCGTTCTGGAAAAGGGTTGCTGCATACTTTGCGGTTAGTTCCAAGGTTGCAGGTTCTGAACCGAGAGAGTCATCGCATTGTAAGAACCGGTGGCAGAAGATCAATGACCAAGTGAACAAATTTTGTGGAGCTTATGACTCTGCAACAAGAGAGAAGAGTAGTGGCCAAAATGAGAATTCGTGA